The Paenibacillus tianjinensis genome has a window encoding:
- a CDS encoding fumarylacetoacetate hydrolase family protein, whose protein sequence is MKLLSYIQDGGYRLGIHTNDGILDVTEASVVYGQAETAQLRIQDVIEGGTEVLKRLQNLQHLAENNPYGKLQLLDESKLEFAPCVTSPGKIVCVGLNYRKHAEETKAAVPQTPILFSKFNNALAGHLEPVPLPAVSQQVDYEAELAIVIGRKAFNISKEEALDYVFGYCCANDLSARDLQFRTQQWLLGKTCDKFAPIGPYLVTADEAGNPNNLRISCTVNGEMRQSSNTEDMIFHCDEIISYISQHMTLAPGDIILTGTPEGVMLGYPPEQRVFLKAGDVVTVEIEKLGKLTNTMSL, encoded by the coding sequence ATGAAGCTGCTCAGCTACATTCAAGACGGCGGTTACCGCCTGGGAATACATACGAATGACGGGATATTGGACGTTACTGAAGCCTCTGTAGTCTATGGACAAGCGGAAACTGCACAATTAAGGATTCAGGACGTCATCGAGGGAGGGACGGAAGTCCTCAAGCGGCTGCAGAACCTTCAACACTTAGCTGAAAATAATCCTTACGGCAAGCTTCAGTTGCTGGATGAATCCAAGCTGGAGTTTGCGCCGTGTGTAACCAGCCCCGGGAAAATCGTGTGTGTAGGCTTGAACTACCGCAAGCATGCGGAAGAAACGAAGGCGGCGGTCCCGCAGACACCGATTCTGTTCAGCAAATTCAACAATGCGCTGGCAGGGCATCTGGAGCCTGTGCCTCTGCCTGCTGTCTCGCAGCAAGTGGATTATGAAGCGGAGCTGGCCATTGTCATTGGCCGTAAGGCTTTTAATATTAGTAAAGAGGAAGCGTTGGATTATGTCTTCGGATACTGCTGCGCGAACGACCTGTCTGCCCGTGATTTGCAATTCCGCACCCAGCAATGGCTGCTTGGCAAAACCTGTGATAAATTCGCTCCGATAGGCCCTTATCTGGTAACAGCCGATGAAGCAGGGAACCCGAATAACCTGAGAATCTCCTGTACAGTTAACGGTGAAATGCGGCAATCCTCCAACACGGAGGATATGATCTTCCATTGTGATGAGATTATCAGCTACATCTCACAGCATATGACACTCGCGCCGGGCGACATCATTCTGACCGGTACACCTGAAGGTGTCATGCTCGGTTATCCTCCAGAACAGCGGGTATTCCTGAAGGCCGGCGATGTCGTGACCGTGGAGATCGAAAAGCTGGGCAAGCTGACCAACACAATGTCCTTATAA
- a CDS encoding GNAT family N-acetyltransferase, with protein sequence MTVNSYTIRPVAEADTPFLWEMLYESLYVPEGQQPFNRNVINEPFLSKYVEGWGKEGDLGFIAANSKGLSVGSITARLFTEDNKGFGYVSKDIPELGLALKPEYRGRGIGAALLKALIDEMKEKGIKGVSLSVDPGNLAAVRLYQRFGFKEVGMVGTSITMVAYP encoded by the coding sequence ATGACTGTGAATTCTTATACAATTAGACCCGTTGCAGAGGCAGATACTCCTTTTTTATGGGAAATGCTCTACGAATCTTTATATGTTCCTGAAGGACAACAACCTTTTAACCGGAACGTGATTAATGAGCCTTTTTTATCCAAGTATGTAGAAGGCTGGGGTAAAGAAGGAGACCTGGGATTCATTGCAGCAAATAGCAAAGGTTTATCTGTAGGCTCCATTACGGCCCGATTGTTCACGGAAGACAATAAGGGATTTGGTTATGTTAGTAAGGATATACCAGAACTAGGCCTGGCATTAAAGCCGGAATATCGAGGAAGAGGAATTGGAGCAGCACTATTAAAAGCACTTATTGATGAAATGAAAGAAAAGGGAATAAAGGGAGTATCATTAAGTGTAGATCCGGGTAATTTGGCGGCAGTGAGATTATATCAACGATTCGGTTTTAAAGAAGTAGGAATGGTTGGTACATCAATAACAATGGTTGCATACCCATAG
- the hydE gene encoding [FeFe] hydrogenase H-cluster radical SAM maturase HydE, with amino-acid sequence MDALLSKLSEQHVLTADEIIWFLQHLTPDLKKRLYLLASETRKQYYDESVYSRGLIEFSNYCKQDCMYCGLRRSNALAQRYRLTEEEILECAEEGYRLGYRSFVLQSGEDFRFTEQAMVSIVTNLKRLFPDAAVTLSVGERSEAFYRAMFDAGTDRYLLRHEAASRQLYESLHPGMSYDNRMNCLRLLKEIGYQVGAGFMVGLPGQTYQHLAEDLLFLQEFHPEMIGIGPFIPHSATPLKEAAGGTVEDTLVMIAMARLMVPDALMPATTAMGTLDPVGREKAIAAGANVVMPILSPLQVRRKYALYEHKICMGDDPAHCRSCIEMRIAVSGYKLELSRGDHCNFPGLSKEEPAR; translated from the coding sequence ATGGACGCCCTATTAAGCAAATTGTCTGAACAGCATGTGCTCACAGCAGATGAAATCATCTGGTTTCTCCAGCATTTAACCCCCGACCTTAAGAAACGGTTATATCTTTTAGCTTCTGAGACCCGCAAGCAGTATTATGATGAAAGCGTTTACTCCCGCGGTTTGATTGAGTTCTCCAACTATTGCAAACAGGATTGTATGTATTGTGGTCTGCGCCGATCCAATGCTCTGGCCCAGCGGTATAGGCTGACGGAGGAAGAAATTCTCGAGTGTGCTGAAGAAGGGTATCGGCTTGGATATCGTTCATTTGTACTGCAGAGCGGGGAAGATTTCCGTTTTACAGAACAAGCGATGGTCTCGATTGTCACAAATCTCAAACGTCTTTTTCCCGATGCGGCAGTTACGTTGTCGGTCGGCGAACGAAGTGAAGCCTTTTATCGTGCTATGTTCGATGCAGGTACAGACCGGTATCTGCTGCGCCATGAGGCAGCATCGCGCCAGCTCTATGAATCGCTGCATCCCGGCATGTCGTATGACAACCGCATGAACTGTCTGCGACTGCTGAAGGAGATCGGTTATCAGGTAGGGGCCGGCTTCATGGTGGGGCTTCCCGGCCAAACCTATCAGCATCTTGCCGAAGATTTGCTGTTCCTGCAAGAGTTCCATCCGGAAATGATCGGGATCGGCCCGTTTATCCCCCATAGTGCAACGCCGCTTAAAGAGGCTGCCGGCGGAACCGTTGAGGACACTCTGGTCATGATCGCCATGGCAAGACTAATGGTTCCCGATGCTTTAATGCCAGCTACCACTGCTATGGGCACACTTGATCCGGTTGGACGGGAAAAGGCGATTGCGGCAGGAGCGAACGTGGTTATGCCTATTCTGTCCCCGCTGCAGGTCCGCCGCAAATATGCGCTCTATGAGCATAAAATCTGTATGGGCGATGATCCCGCGCATTGTAGGAGCTGTATTGAGATGCGGATTGCCGTCTCCGGATACAAGCTGGAGCTGAGCCGCGGCGACCACTGTAATTTTCCCGGCTTATCTAAGGAAGAACCCGCAAGGTGA
- a CDS encoding 2-oxoacid:acceptor oxidoreductase family protein produces the protein MSTLTKKNALGFFEIRLESIGGLGANLAGKMLAETGALELGFNAANFSSYGSEKKGSPVKTFVRFCDPEIEIRDHSPIEEPHLIAVFHEALYKIVNVASGLQPDGVVLVNTTRDFDEVRSSLKIESGTIALIDAMGIAVEERTKINTAMLGAMFRICDFLDPEAMRTVIRRTFEKKYPQLVEPNLRTFDRGYNEVQFKTYDVPEGSQIKPFKRVQSLLGYKTQLPGGVIAAQGNSILKDLGGSRAGLLPEFHAEKCINCAACDNVCPDYCFVWESAEDKRGRLQQVLRGIDYQYCKGCLKCVEACPSDALTSLREEPGYAELNRVAQVFC, from the coding sequence TTGTCTACTTTGACGAAGAAAAACGCACTCGGCTTCTTTGAAATCCGGCTTGAATCCATCGGCGGACTTGGCGCTAACCTGGCAGGAAAAATGCTGGCAGAGACCGGCGCACTCGAGCTGGGCTTTAACGCCGCTAACTTCTCTTCCTACGGCTCTGAGAAAAAAGGCTCTCCCGTGAAAACCTTTGTCCGCTTCTGTGATCCGGAGATTGAGATCAGAGATCATAGTCCGATTGAAGAGCCGCATCTGATCGCGGTTTTCCACGAGGCTCTGTACAAGATTGTGAACGTGGCAAGCGGCCTGCAGCCGGACGGGGTCGTTCTGGTCAACACCACCCGCGACTTCGATGAAGTACGTTCAAGTCTGAAGATTGAATCCGGGACGATTGCCCTGATTGATGCCATGGGGATAGCCGTTGAGGAGAGAACCAAGATCAACACCGCGATGCTTGGCGCGATGTTCCGTATTTGTGATTTCCTCGATCCCGAGGCGATGCGTACCGTTATCCGCAGAACGTTCGAGAAGAAATACCCGCAGCTCGTGGAGCCCAACCTCCGCACATTCGACCGGGGCTACAATGAGGTGCAATTCAAAACGTATGACGTACCGGAAGGTTCGCAGATTAAACCTTTCAAACGTGTACAATCCTTGCTTGGTTACAAAACACAATTGCCAGGCGGAGTGATCGCTGCACAGGGCAACAGTATTCTCAAGGATCTGGGCGGTTCCCGCGCCGGGCTGCTGCCGGAGTTCCACGCGGAGAAATGCATCAACTGCGCGGCCTGTGATAATGTCTGCCCTGACTATTGCTTTGTATGGGAATCGGCAGAAGACAAGCGCGGCCGCCTGCAGCAGGTTCTGCGGGGCATTGATTATCAGTATTGTAAGGGCTGTCTGAAATGCGTCGAAGCCTGCCCTTCGGATGCGCTGACCAGCCTCCGCGAAGAACCCGGCTATGCCGAGCTGAACCGAGTTGCCCAAGTGTTCTGTTAA
- a CDS encoding thiamine pyrophosphate-dependent enzyme, producing the protein MAVSENKLSDAVPAEQVTCFESGNEMAATAAAQINYHMMGYFPITPSTEVAQYLDQMKARGQHDIQLVAADGEHGSAGICYGAAMAGARVINATSSQGFLYMLEQLPTQSGTRFPMVLNLVTRAVSGPLDIRGDHSDLYYGLNTGWVILTASTPQAVYDMNIMALRIAEHSEVRLPVIVAYDGFFTSHQKRKVKYFKDNAVVQQFVGPNPNHAYANVSDPSRPVTIGAHMGGDDLLNNHYQLFEALEKAGEVYSEVAREYALLSGREYKVLDLYRMDDAEYALFLLNSAGETAKDTVDALRAKGIRAGLIRPNIIRPFPGEELRAALKNVKALLVGERADSYGAQGGNLTHEIRSALQIDPDNKTIILSRIFGLGGKDFYADDAAAFFQLAIDAAEQGSAEKPFDYYGYYPGEEKDALAPVIEPMHGNAFKTGLIQVTQSEETGLLKVKLPPLRQLTVKPHRLAPGHGACPGCGALSALELFFKGIEGDMVVLFQTGCAYVVTASYPYSSHKQTFVHNLFQNGAATLAGMVDAFYELKRRGEIQVADDVTFVMVSGDGGMDIGMGATVGAALRNHKMIILEYDNEGYMNTGSQLSYSTPVGHMTSTSGVGKAQKGKKGHHKDTAQILAACNIPYVFTGAESNPQDLLQKAAKAQWYANNVGTAYGKILCACPLNWKTPDDQGNELVKAAVDSCFFPLYEIEQGITRITYNPEEKGKRIPAVDWLKRMGKTKHLVKDTELLQDFEHEIERRWNRLKLKHENALL; encoded by the coding sequence ATGGCTGTTAGTGAAAATAAATTATCTGATGCTGTACCTGCCGAGCAGGTCACATGCTTTGAATCCGGCAATGAAATGGCGGCTACAGCAGCCGCACAGATCAACTACCACATGATGGGCTATTTCCCGATCACTCCGTCCACCGAGGTAGCCCAATATCTCGATCAGATGAAGGCCCGCGGGCAGCATGATATTCAGCTGGTTGCTGCGGACGGTGAACATGGCTCCGCCGGCATCTGCTATGGCGCAGCTATGGCCGGCGCACGGGTCATCAATGCCACCAGCTCGCAAGGGTTTCTGTACATGCTGGAGCAGCTGCCTACCCAATCAGGCACCCGCTTTCCAATGGTCCTAAATCTTGTTACCCGTGCGGTCAGCGGGCCGCTGGATATCCGCGGTGATCACTCCGACCTGTATTACGGCCTGAATACCGGCTGGGTCATCCTGACAGCCAGCACACCTCAGGCTGTATACGATATGAACATTATGGCACTCCGAATTGCCGAGCACTCGGAGGTCCGGCTGCCGGTAATTGTGGCTTATGACGGCTTCTTCACCTCCCACCAAAAACGAAAAGTGAAGTACTTCAAGGATAACGCTGTAGTTCAGCAGTTTGTAGGCCCGAATCCGAACCACGCCTACGCGAATGTATCTGACCCGTCCCGGCCGGTGACCATCGGTGCGCACATGGGCGGTGATGACTTGCTTAATAACCACTACCAGCTGTTCGAAGCGCTTGAAAAGGCAGGCGAAGTATACAGTGAGGTAGCCCGGGAATACGCGCTTTTGTCCGGACGTGAATATAAGGTTCTCGATCTGTACCGGATGGATGATGCCGAATACGCCTTGTTCCTGCTCAATTCTGCAGGTGAGACGGCAAAGGATACCGTCGACGCGCTGCGTGCAAAAGGGATCCGGGCAGGGCTGATCCGCCCGAATATCATCCGGCCGTTTCCGGGAGAGGAGCTGCGTGCAGCACTTAAGAATGTCAAAGCTCTGCTTGTCGGCGAACGTGCGGACTCATATGGTGCACAGGGCGGCAATCTGACACATGAAATCCGCTCGGCACTGCAAATTGATCCAGACAACAAAACCATCATTCTCTCGCGGATCTTTGGCCTGGGCGGTAAGGATTTCTATGCGGATGATGCGGCTGCCTTCTTCCAGCTGGCCATCGATGCAGCGGAGCAAGGCAGTGCGGAGAAGCCTTTTGACTATTACGGATATTATCCCGGTGAAGAAAAAGACGCTCTTGCGCCGGTCATCGAACCGATGCATGGCAATGCATTTAAAACCGGACTGATCCAAGTGACCCAAAGCGAAGAAACCGGCTTGCTCAAAGTCAAGCTGCCCCCGCTGCGCCAATTGACCGTGAAGCCTCACCGCTTAGCTCCCGGACATGGGGCCTGCCCCGGCTGCGGCGCACTTTCCGCCCTGGAGCTGTTCTTCAAAGGCATTGAGGGTGACATGGTCGTATTGTTCCAGACGGGCTGCGCGTATGTGGTCACGGCAAGCTATCCGTATTCCTCCCATAAACAGACCTTCGTACACAACCTCTTCCAGAATGGTGCAGCTACACTGGCAGGGATGGTGGATGCGTTCTATGAGCTGAAGCGGCGCGGGGAAATCCAGGTGGCTGATGATGTTACCTTTGTGATGGTCTCCGGTGACGGCGGTATGGATATCGGGATGGGAGCGACCGTAGGCGCAGCCCTGCGCAACCATAAAATGATCATTCTGGAATACGACAATGAAGGCTATATGAACACCGGTTCCCAGCTGTCCTATAGCACGCCGGTGGGACACATGACCAGCACCTCCGGTGTCGGCAAAGCGCAGAAGGGCAAAAAAGGACATCACAAAGACACCGCGCAAATACTGGCTGCCTGCAATATTCCTTACGTGTTTACCGGTGCGGAGAGCAATCCGCAGGATCTGCTGCAAAAAGCGGCTAAAGCGCAGTGGTATGCGAATAACGTGGGTACGGCCTACGGCAAAATCCTCTGCGCCTGCCCGCTCAACTGGAAGACGCCGGATGACCAAGGCAATGAGCTGGTGAAGGCGGCTGTAGATTCCTGCTTCTTCCCGCTGTATGAGATTGAACAGGGCATTACCCGCATTACCTATAATCCGGAAGAGAAGGGCAAGCGGATCCCGGCGGTTGACTGGCTGAAGCGTATGGGCAAAACGAAGCATCTGGTGAAGGATACCGAGCTGCTGCAGGATTTTGAGCATGAAATTGAACGCCGCTGGAACCGGTTGAAGCTTAAACATGAAAACGCGCTGCTCTAA
- the nuoE gene encoding NADH-quinone oxidoreductase subunit NuoE, producing the protein MEHQQTCSSADIAEADEKLEKVKHAIVQFKLMKGALIPVLHEVQDIYGFLPEPVLQVVSEELNLPLSEIYGVASFYHFFSLTPKGENVIHVCMGTACYIKGAQAVLDRLSTELKVPVQGTTEDNKFTLEATRCLGACGLAPVMTIGEKVHGRLVPNAVPKILNEYN; encoded by the coding sequence ATGGAACACCAACAAACCTGCTCTAGCGCCGACATTGCCGAAGCCGATGAGAAGCTGGAGAAAGTGAAACACGCCATCGTGCAGTTCAAACTCATGAAGGGTGCTTTGATCCCTGTACTACATGAAGTGCAGGATATATACGGCTTTTTGCCGGAGCCTGTGCTCCAGGTGGTTTCGGAAGAGCTGAACCTGCCCTTAAGTGAAATTTATGGGGTTGCTTCGTTTTATCATTTCTTTTCCCTGACTCCGAAAGGAGAGAATGTAATTCATGTCTGCATGGGAACCGCCTGCTACATCAAAGGGGCTCAAGCGGTGCTGGACCGGCTCAGTACAGAGCTCAAGGTTCCTGTGCAAGGAACGACAGAGGATAACAAATTCACGTTGGAAGCGACACGCTGTCTGGGAGCGTGCGGGCTGGCCCCTGTTATGACCATCGGAGAAAAAGTGCATGGACGCCTAGTGCCTAATGCCGTGCCGAAAATTCTTAATGAGTACAATTGA
- the nuoF gene encoding NADH-quinone oxidoreductase subunit NuoF: protein MKLLTDLDAIRTLTQSRLDNRRITGASGESITFRSVMVCGGTGCTSSDSNTIIAALEQEISSHGIESQVEVVRTGCFGLCELGPVVIVYPEGIFYSRVEVKDIPALVEQHLLNGKPYDKKIYEKTRHGEEILSFEETDFYKKQVRIALRNCGTIDPEVIDEYIASDGYKALAQVLTTMSREQVIDTVKRSGLRGRGGGGFLTGLKWEFAAKQNKPQKYVICNADEGDPGAFMDRSILEGNPHSVIEAMAIAGYAIGANQGFIYVRAEYPIAVQRFTKALNQAREYGLLGDDIFGTGFTFNIDVRLGAGAFVCGEETALIHSIEGHRGMPTPKPPFPAVEGLWGMPTIINNVETLANIAQIILNGAEWYASIGTEKSKGTKVFALGGKVVNTGLVEVPMGITLREVIFEIGGGIPGGKKFKAVQTGGPSGGCLTEEHLDCTIDFDTLTSLGSMMGSGGMIIMDEDTCMVDVARFYLDFTRDESCGKCTPCRIGTKRLLEMLDKITEGKGTLEDLENLEQLSLQIKNASLCALGQTAPNPVLSTIKYFRDEYMAHITDSKCPAGVCKSLISYEIDAELCRGCSLCARKCPSDAISGKVKEPYVIDKAACIKCGVCFDVCKFKAVAIV, encoded by the coding sequence ATGAAGCTGTTAACGGATCTTGATGCTATACGCACGCTAACGCAGAGCCGTCTGGATAACCGGAGAATCACCGGGGCCTCCGGCGAGTCCATTACATTCAGATCAGTGATGGTGTGCGGCGGTACAGGATGCACATCCTCGGATTCTAATACAATCATCGCCGCTTTGGAGCAGGAAATATCCAGCCACGGGATTGAGAGCCAAGTGGAGGTCGTACGCACGGGCTGTTTCGGTCTTTGTGAGCTGGGGCCAGTCGTGATCGTCTATCCTGAGGGTATTTTTTACAGCCGGGTGGAGGTGAAGGACATTCCTGCTCTGGTGGAGCAGCATTTGCTGAACGGCAAGCCTTATGACAAGAAAATATACGAAAAGACCCGGCATGGCGAGGAAATCCTGAGCTTTGAGGAAACAGACTTTTATAAAAAACAAGTTCGTATCGCGCTGCGCAACTGCGGAACCATTGATCCCGAAGTCATAGATGAGTACATTGCAAGTGACGGTTATAAAGCGCTTGCCCAGGTGCTTACGACGATGAGCCGCGAGCAAGTGATTGACACGGTTAAGCGGTCCGGGCTGCGGGGACGCGGCGGAGGCGGCTTTCTCACCGGTCTTAAGTGGGAGTTCGCGGCCAAACAGAACAAACCGCAGAAGTATGTTATCTGCAATGCCGACGAGGGTGATCCGGGTGCATTCATGGACCGTTCGATCCTGGAAGGCAATCCGCACTCGGTCATCGAGGCGATGGCCATTGCAGGGTATGCCATTGGCGCGAACCAGGGGTTCATCTATGTCCGTGCAGAATATCCTATCGCGGTACAGCGGTTTACCAAAGCGCTGAATCAGGCACGCGAGTACGGGCTGCTGGGCGATGATATTTTTGGCACCGGCTTCACCTTTAACATTGATGTGCGCCTTGGCGCGGGGGCGTTTGTCTGCGGTGAGGAAACCGCTCTAATTCACTCCATTGAAGGCCACCGGGGGATGCCGACACCAAAGCCTCCCTTCCCGGCTGTTGAAGGATTGTGGGGAATGCCGACGATCATCAATAATGTGGAAACGCTTGCTAATATTGCTCAGATTATTCTGAACGGCGCAGAGTGGTACGCCAGTATCGGGACCGAGAAATCGAAGGGCACCAAGGTGTTTGCACTCGGAGGCAAGGTTGTGAACACCGGGCTGGTTGAGGTTCCGATGGGCATAACGCTGCGCGAGGTCATCTTTGAAATTGGCGGCGGGATCCCCGGCGGGAAAAAATTCAAGGCCGTACAAACCGGAGGCCCGTCGGGCGGCTGCCTGACCGAAGAGCATTTGGACTGCACCATTGATTTTGATACACTGACCAGTCTGGGCTCCATGATGGGCTCCGGCGGGATGATCATTATGGATGAGGATACCTGCATGGTGGATGTTGCCCGGTTCTATCTGGACTTCACACGTGACGAATCATGCGGCAAATGCACCCCATGCCGGATCGGTACCAAACGGCTGCTTGAGATGCTTGATAAGATTACCGAAGGCAAAGGGACGCTGGAGGATCTCGAGAATTTGGAGCAGCTGTCGCTGCAGATTAAGAACGCCTCTCTGTGTGCATTAGGGCAGACGGCTCCCAACCCGGTATTGTCGACCATTAAATATTTCCGCGATGAATACATGGCTCATATTACGGACAGCAAATGTCCGGCCGGTGTCTGCAAATCCCTGATCTCCTATGAAATCGATGCTGAGCTGTGCCGCGGCTGCAGTCTCTGCGCCCGGAAATGCCCAAGCGATGCGATTTCCGGCAAAGTGAAGGAACCGTATGTCATCGACAAGGCAGCCTGCATTAAATGCGGCGTCTGCTTCGATGTGTGCAAGTTCAAAGCGGTAGCGATAGTCTGA
- a CDS encoding NADH-dependent [FeFe] hydrogenase, group A6 — protein MIRLNTIKIMIDGAETEIVKGTTVLEAARDQGINIPSLCYLKGVNHSSSCRVCVVEVGPRLIASCTLIAEEGMKILTNTKKVRDARRTSVELLLSDHDRECLSCSRGGGCELQTVSNDLNIRKVTYTGEQSSREKDYSSPAILRDASKCILCGRCVGACGTVQTVGAIGFAKRGFDTVISTAFGRSLADSTCVNCGQCIMACPVGALTEHENISDVWNAIADPDKYVVVQTAPAVRVALGEEFGLPVGTRTTGKMVAALRRLGFDKVFDTNFGADLTIMEEGTELLSRLSSGQKLPLMTSCCPGWVKFMEHNFPDMLVNLSTCKSPHEMEGAVIKSYVAGKLGIEPQNIVVVSIMPCTAKKFEGAREELAHENMQDVDWVLTTRELAAMIKEAGIDFVNLKDEAFDHPLGIGSGAGAIFGTTGGVAEAALRTVFELTSGTPLDTVEYTAVRGMTGIKENTIELPDGKQIRTAVVHGLGNARKLMEALQRGEKSYDFMEVMACAGGCITGGGQPIVDAKTAEQIDIKAARAKAIYSEDEAQTIRKSHNNPFIKVLYEEFLGEPNSHLAHELLHTHYTVRSKY, from the coding sequence GTGATCAGGTTGAACACGATTAAGATAATGATCGATGGGGCCGAGACGGAAATCGTCAAAGGCACCACCGTGCTGGAGGCAGCCCGTGATCAGGGCATTAATATTCCGTCCCTCTGTTATTTGAAGGGGGTTAACCATTCTTCAAGCTGCCGGGTATGCGTTGTTGAAGTCGGCCCGAGGCTAATCGCATCCTGTACCCTGATCGCAGAAGAGGGCATGAAGATTCTGACGAACACGAAGAAGGTCCGCGATGCACGGAGAACATCTGTTGAGCTGCTGCTGTCCGATCATGACCGGGAATGCCTCAGCTGTTCACGCGGAGGCGGTTGTGAGCTGCAGACCGTATCGAATGATCTGAATATCCGTAAAGTTACTTATACCGGTGAACAGTCCAGCCGGGAAAAGGATTATTCTTCACCGGCCATTCTGCGTGACGCCTCCAAATGCATCCTTTGCGGACGCTGCGTCGGCGCTTGCGGAACGGTGCAAACCGTAGGTGCCATCGGCTTTGCCAAGCGGGGATTTGATACTGTGATTTCCACAGCCTTTGGCCGCTCACTGGCTGACTCCACCTGCGTCAATTGCGGCCAGTGTATTATGGCTTGTCCGGTAGGCGCACTAACAGAGCATGAGAACATTAGTGATGTTTGGAATGCGATTGCAGATCCAGACAAATATGTTGTGGTACAGACGGCCCCTGCTGTACGGGTTGCACTTGGAGAAGAATTCGGCCTGCCGGTCGGCACACGAACTACCGGTAAAATGGTGGCTGCGCTCCGGAGGCTGGGCTTTGATAAAGTGTTTGATACGAACTTCGGGGCGGATTTAACGATTATGGAGGAAGGTACCGAGCTGCTCTCCCGGCTCAGCAGCGGCCAGAAGCTGCCGTTGATGACCTCATGCTGTCCGGGCTGGGTGAAGTTTATGGAGCATAACTTCCCGGATATGCTGGTTAACCTGTCTACCTGCAAATCCCCGCATGAGATGGAAGGGGCTGTGATTAAATCTTATGTGGCCGGGAAGCTGGGTATCGAGCCGCAGAATATTGTGGTCGTTTCGATTATGCCATGTACGGCGAAGAAGTTTGAAGGTGCACGGGAAGAGCTGGCTCATGAAAATATGCAGGATGTGGACTGGGTACTGACGACCCGTGAGCTGGCAGCGATGATCAAAGAGGCCGGAATCGACTTTGTAAACCTGAAGGATGAGGCTTTTGACCATCCGCTTGGCATCGGCTCCGGTGCAGGAGCGATCTTCGGCACAACCGGAGGCGTAGCAGAGGCCGCCCTCCGTACGGTTTTCGAGCTGACCTCAGGCACACCGCTCGACACGGTCGAATATACCGCTGTTCGCGGCATGACTGGAATCAAGGAGAATACCATTGAGCTGCCGGATGGCAAGCAGATCCGTACAGCGGTCGTTCACGGCCTCGGCAATGCCCGTAAGTTAATGGAGGCGTTGCAGCGGGGGGAGAAAAGCTATGACTTCATGGAAGTGATGGCCTGCGCCGGCGGCTGTATTACCGGAGGCGGCCAGCCGATCGTAGATGCCAAAACCGCCGAGCAGATTGATATCAAAGCCGCACGCGCTAAGGCGATTTACTCCGAAGATGAGGCGCAGACCATCCGTAAATCGCATAACAATCCTTTTATCAAGGTGTTGTACGAGGAATTTCTGGGCGAACCGAACAGTCACCTTGCCCATGAGCTGCTGCATACGCACTATACGGTGCGCTCGAAGTATTGA